GCATTTCCTCGTCGTAAAACACATTGTCCCATTCCAGCAAGGTCGCGTAGCCGCAGGACTTGGCATCTTCGGGTAAGTAATTCTTCATCAGTCGTTTGACGTCAAAATCATTGGCCAGCTGGAACGACAGGATGGGATCGTGGATTTCCTTGCGCTTGACCTTCTCGAGGTACTCGATAACCGTGAGCTGGTCTGCCACCTTGTGGTAGCCTGGGAGGCGCCCTCCTGCCAGGATAGCCTTGAGGTTGGTGCTGCGGCAGAGCTCCTTGCGGGCGTCGTAGAGACGCCGGCCCAAGCGAAGCCCGCGGTAATCGGGATGGACGAACACATCGAGGCCGTATAGCGCATCCCCGGTGACTTGATGCTGGATCACATTCTGCTCGCTGATGATGTCGGTGTAGGCGTGGTTTAGGGAGAAACGGTTGTAGTTAACCTTGATGGTGAGGGCGGCCCCGACTATCTTGCCGCTGTCTTCGATACAGATCTGGCCGTCGGGGAACTGGTGGATCAAATCCATGATCGTCATGCGCGGCCATGCGCCCCCGACATCGGCAAAGACCAAATCCATCAGGGCTGCCAGCTCGTCGTAATCACTGGGCTCGATTGCACGAAGGTTTAGCAAAGGGGTATTGGTATCCATTCTCACCATCTCTTATATCGGGTGACTCATCAGGGCCTGAGAGATTAGTGCGAGATACCGGACGCTGAGTGAGTCACTTGGCTGTTTGGTGTTACTTAAATGTAGTTATTATGTGTCTTTTGGGGCGGGTTGAGAATGTTTTTTGTTGTGGACTGGCAAAAAGAAGGGGCTAGCCATATAGAAATAAAGCCCTAAGGAGTAGGGCTTTATCGTCAGGTGCCAGGCTATACGCTGGGGGGGACGCGGGTCTTATTCGATGTTCTGGATCTGCTCGCGCATCTGCTCGATAAGCACTTTGAGCTCAACGGCTGCGGCAGTGATCTCGGTGTTGATCGATTTCGAGGCCAGGGTGTTCGACTCGCGGTTGAACTCCTGCATCATGAAATCAAGACGGCGGCCACAGGCCCCTCCCTTTTTCATGATCTTCTGGGTTTCCTTAACGTGTGAATCAAGGCGGTCCAGCTCTTCGGCGACATCGCTCTTCTGTGCCAGCATGATCAGCTCCTGCTCGACACGGTTGGCGTCCAGCTCGACCTTGGCTTCTTCCAGGCGGGTCATAATGCGCTCGCGCTGCCAGTTCAGGACTTCCGGCATCATGCTGCGTACCTTGGTTGCCTCGACAGAGATCGCTTCAAGGCGCTGCTCGATAAGGGCTTTCATGTTTTCGCCTTCGCTGGCGCGGGCGGCGATGAAGTCATCCACCGTGCTGTCGAACGCATCGAGCAGATCTTGGTTGATGGCATCGAGATCTTGCTCCGGCGCTTCCATCACACCCGGCCAGTTCAGAACCTGGAACGGGCCGACACTGCCTTCGCCGGCGGTCTCTTTGACCCACTTGGCGGCATTGATCACCTGCTTGGCCAGCCCTTCGTTGATTTTCAGCTCGGTATTGGCAGCCGGGTTCACCTCGAAGCGCAGGTTGCACTCAACCTTGCCGCGGGCCAGACGCTTGCGGAAACGCTCGCGCAGCACTGGCTCAAGGCTACGGAATTGCTCTGGCATACGCAGGTAAGTTTCTAGGTAACGCTGGTTAACCGAGCGGATTTCCCATACGGCAGTACCCCAATCGGCTTTGACTTCGCGACGGGCGTAGGCGGTCAT
This Photobacterium gaetbulicola Gung47 DNA region includes the following protein-coding sequences:
- a CDS encoding hypothetical protein (COG1561); this encodes MIHSMTAYARREVKADWGTAVWEIRSVNQRYLETYLRMPEQFRSLEPVLRERFRKRLARGKVECNLRFEVNPAANTELKINEGLAKQVINAAKWVKETAGEGSVGPFQVLNWPGVMEAPEQDLDAINQDLLDAFDSTVDDFIAARASEGENMKALIEQRLEAISVEATKVRSMMPEVLNWQRERIMTRLEEAKVELDANRVEQELIMLAQKSDVAEELDRLDSHVKETQKIMKKGGACGRRLDFMMQEFNRESNTLASKSINTEITAAAVELKVLIEQMREQIQNIE